One window of Entelurus aequoreus isolate RoL-2023_Sb linkage group LG06, RoL_Eaeq_v1.1, whole genome shotgun sequence genomic DNA carries:
- the LOC133651661 gene encoding vesicle-associated membrane protein 8-like, which produces MNYDPEREGADPAGMDKVDRTKKEVEEVRQIMTQNMELIIEREEKMDNLVKKSEGLVDGAQTFKKTSTQVARSYWWKNVKLVVVIVVIVLIIVLIIILLATGVIPVSAPLPPIVSPTPAGP; this is translated from the exons ATGAACTACGACCCG GAGCGAGAGGGTGCAGATCCTGCTGGAATGGACAAAGTGGACAGGACGAAGAAGGAAGTCGAAGAAGTCCGACAAATCATGACACAAAATATGGAACTTATCATTGAACGAGAAGAAAAAATGGACAACCTCGTGAAGAAGTCAGAGGGCCTGGTAGATGGG GCCCAGACCTTCAAGAAAACGTCCACTCAAGTGGCTCGCTCTTACTGGTGGAAGAATGTCAAGCTGGTGGTGGTCATCGTGGTCATCGTGCTGATCATCGTCCTCATCATCATCCTGTTGGCCACCGGCGTCATCCCAGTCAGCGCACCTCTGCCGCCAATTGTCTCACCCACGCCTGCTGGcccgtaa